The Oscillatoria salina IIICB1 genome window below encodes:
- the hpsB gene encoding hormogonium polysaccharide secretion pseudopilin HpsB, whose translation MHKAKLKQKYVQSSEAGLTIVESLMAIIVVGLMITLIAPVVALSVANRAQAKRKEIAINAVKSYIDVVRTDEDLEGNPYPYSPPISTNTLTDVPAPSTNELTGDCTIAGGICKNPPNDYALYCVDGNGDNQCTTDNWVDAIVQAAGSVGNIEGQSNITNPEPEDGYQLLVRVYRADAFAEQGTLEADNTASSFATGIRKNAPQEVAITEILTSETSYSSLCERINIEREGKCALGGEEEE comes from the coding sequence TGAGGCGGGTTTAACGATTGTTGAATCTTTGATGGCAATCATCGTCGTAGGTTTGATGATTACCTTGATAGCTCCGGTGGTGGCTCTTTCTGTCGCTAACCGGGCGCAGGCGAAGCGTAAGGAAATTGCGATTAATGCAGTTAAATCTTATATCGATGTTGTGCGTACTGATGAAGATTTAGAGGGAAATCCTTATCCCTATTCGCCACCAATTTCAACCAATACACTTACTGATGTTCCTGCTCCGAGTACCAACGAATTAACTGGTGATTGCACGATCGCTGGGGGAATTTGTAAGAACCCGCCAAACGATTATGCACTTTATTGTGTCGATGGCAATGGTGACAACCAGTGTACCACTGATAATTGGGTAGATGCGATCGTCCAAGCTGCTGGATCGGTGGGAAATATCGAGGGACAGAGCAATATTACCAATCCCGAACCCGAAGATGGTTATCAGTTGCTGGTGCGTGTCTACAGAGCAGATGCTTTCGCCGAACAGGGAACTCTAGAAGCAGATAACACAGCAAGTAGTTTTGCTACGGGAATCAGGAAAAATGCACCCCAAGAAGTAGCAATCACTGAGATTCTTACCTCAGAAACTAGCTACTCAAGTTTGTGCGAGCGCATAAACATAGAAAGAGAAGGTAAGTGCGCGCTCGGTGGTGAGGAGGAAGAATAG
- the hpsC gene encoding hormogonium polysaccharide secretion pseudopilin HpsC: MTTIKFLLVAWLKRSSKATKTGGFTLIELLIAIVMAVLIITPLMGVAISILDTNRKEQAQVTSEQEVQAGLDYIARDLQQAIYIYDADGVAAIRDQIPTDDDQEPVLVFWKRKVVPDSLPYGRDANECCNDAYVYSLVVYYLIKDNNQTWSNTARIARFEVSDGVIDPFSDPDDPEYLDDYPKDEGFASFNLNEFGDIALNMNNWQNGGNFENPTMVLIDYVDDTTIAQNSDVPQEACPANDPNDENDGNWQQVPDYDAAEVENKFKTYSFYSCISSSRNIAKVFIRGNALARIQQNNYDFQANRTSSYPKARVEVRGTGKLRGQ; encoded by the coding sequence ATGACAACAATCAAATTTTTGCTGGTAGCGTGGCTGAAGCGCTCCTCAAAAGCAACAAAAACTGGCGGTTTCACCCTTATCGAATTGTTAATTGCGATCGTCATGGCAGTGCTAATTATTACACCCTTAATGGGAGTAGCGATTAGCATCTTGGATACTAACCGTAAAGAGCAAGCACAGGTAACTTCCGAGCAAGAAGTCCAAGCAGGATTAGATTATATTGCACGAGATTTACAGCAAGCAATATACATTTATGATGCAGATGGAGTCGCCGCAATTCGAGATCAAATCCCGACCGATGACGACCAAGAACCAGTTTTGGTATTTTGGAAACGTAAAGTAGTTCCCGATTCGCTTCCTTATGGTCGTGATGCTAATGAATGCTGTAACGATGCTTATGTTTATTCGTTAGTAGTCTACTATTTAATCAAAGATAACAACCAAACTTGGTCGAATACAGCCCGGATTGCGAGATTTGAAGTTTCTGATGGGGTAATAGATCCTTTTAGCGATCCCGACGATCCTGAATATCTGGACGATTATCCCAAAGATGAAGGCTTTGCTTCCTTTAACCTAAATGAATTTGGCGACATAGCGCTGAATATGAATAATTGGCAGAATGGTGGCAATTTCGAGAATCCAACTATGGTACTAATCGATTATGTGGACGATACCACGATCGCCCAAAATAGCGATGTTCCCCAGGAAGCTTGTCCCGCTAACGATCCTAACGATGAAAACGATGGTAACTGGCAACAAGTTCCTGACTACGATGCAGCAGAAGTAGAAAATAAATTTAAGACTTATAGTTTTTATAGCTGTATTTCTAGTTCTCGAAACATCGCTAAAGTATTTATTCGCGGCAATGCACTTGCTCGCATTCAACAAAATAATTATGATTTTCAGGCAAACAGAACTTCTTCTTATCCAAAAGCAAGAGTAGAAGTGAGAGGAACTGGAAAGTTAAGAGGACAATAA